One Fusarium musae strain F31 chromosome 6, whole genome shotgun sequence DNA segment encodes these proteins:
- a CDS encoding hypothetical protein (EggNog:ENOG41), which produces MDDTNQPRTPTIGPFTTAQLYDSIPIPPSSQCIRVLDIPKRPLAADECLTGTLRIVNLRNSPKFTALSYVWGKSSDKTISCNGCDINITKSCYEALFSLREKYGDLTLWVDAVCINQDDANELAQQIPLMGEIYTWAEAVYIWLGDGSQATDKAMEYIRAASQHRLFPAGIPWWDGTGPITVDKDRNQLWWGMFSLYSRSARDREKRKHDAVVLHACDRASLLELLDQTWLHRSWTFQEVILAPNPILVCGQEHVTLLQLHQALTFIQDSTSQFCNEDGISIVARGERRREHRLIASSEAFKSWQHLFEVWQSISRPCRRNGHEIRVLPCQTGRSRGSCSVREHVQLLEPEKVYQSLRNWLYLAVLFYVLLLTALPLLACVVIDGFSFEMPPQPKVPSAYGLPKRRGWIGVLWHLSIAFIVTSTWIFMAYIFARLGMVSNDLHLDNGRRQNPVYGWIRQTEDLTQQIHLVGLLQAMRDRKSTKPQDRVFAVEGVFQRLGIRQPTPDYNKPTGEIYRDAFVSLIERKPTFVNLLIDCGLSPPSAPSWVPDWSTVANRSWLPSSYLYSSIEKARWSDDHLEVSASGNTLSVKGAFLRTAEFCTRPFDKIELDDADNPAPPMQESLHNNIQVLSRWIIKVTRDVILNEVHESIPCAVFNTFNGSSTSISEIDPRQKDVFNTFYNIIRRHGVCFEKEVETMCGVTPATHTAMQEIAGDKTCLDYFIKICNRFAGKRGLFVSSDGAIGSGPVDMAEGDTISIINGVTVPMILREQETDRQGYVILGPAYIDGLMDLTEVKVTSMSLDWKTVMLH; this is translated from the exons ATGGACGATACCAATCAGCCTCGCACACCAACAATAGGCCCGTTCACAACAGCACAACTCTACGACTCGATCCCAATTCCACCCAGCTCTCAATGCATCCGTGTACTTGATATTCCGAAGCGGCCTCTAGCTGCAGATGAATGTCTGACTGGGACCCTTCGAATTGTCAACCTGCGAAACAGCCCGAAATTCACAGCTCTGTCATACGTCTGGGGTAAATCTTCTGACAAGACCATATCTTGCAACGGTTgcgacatcaacatcactaAGTCCTGCTATGAAGCCTTGTTTTCGCTACGTGAAAAGTATGGTGATCTGACTCTCTGGGTTGACGCCGTGTGCATTAACCAGGATGACGCCAACGAGCTCGCGCAGCAGATTCCTCTAATGGGAGAGATCTATACTTGGGCCGAGGCAGTATACATTTGGCTAGGCGACGGCAGCCAGGCGACCGATAAGGCCATGGAATATATCCGGGCCGCTTCACAGCATCGTCTTTTCCCAGCTGGCATCCCGTGGTGGGATGGTACCGGCCCCATCACAGTAGATAAAGACCGGAATCAGCTTTGGTGGGGGATGTTCTCACTCTACTCTCGGAGCGCCCGAGACCGAGAAA AAAGAAAGCACGATGCCGTTGTCCTGCATGCTTGCGACCGTGCCTCGTTGCTTGAACTACTGGACCAAACATGGCTGCATCGATCCTGGACATTTCAAGAGGTCATCTTGGCTCCAAATCCGATCCTGGTTTGTGGACAGGAACACGTCACCTTACTGCAATTACACCAGGCCCTCACCTTTATCCAAGATTCCACCTCCCAGTTCTGTaatgaagatggcatttcGATTGTCGCGCGGGGCGAACGACGCCGAGAGCATAGACTCATAGCCTCCTCCGAGGCATTCAAGAGCTGGCAGCATCTGTTTGAGGTTTGGCAGAGTATCTCCCGTCCCTGCCGCCGGAATGGCCACGAGATCCGCGTGCTGCCATGTCAGACTGGACGTTCAAGAGGCAGTTGTTCTGTTCGCGAGCATGTGCAACTACTTGAGCCAGAGAAGGTCTACCAATCTTTGAGAAACTGGTTATACCTGGCAGTATTGTTCTATGTCTTACTCCTTACTGCACTTCCTCTACTCGCCTGCGTTGTTATTGACGGGTTTAGTTTTGAAATGCCTCCTCAGCCGAAAGTTCCCAGTGCATATGGCCTACCGAAAAGAAGGGGATGGATCGGTGTACTCTGGCACTTATCTATCGCTTTTATCGTCACTTCAACTTGGATCTTCATGGCATACATTTTCGCCCGTCTTGGTATGGTTTCGAACGATCTTCATTTAGACAATGGCAGGAGACAAAATCCTGTATACGGTTGGATACGTCAAACCGAGGACTTGACACAACAAATCCATCTTGTTGGACTTTTGCAAGCCATGCGAGACCGCAAATCAACCAAGCCTCAAGATCGTGTATTCGCTGTCGAGGGTGTCTTCCAACGGCTGGGGATTCGTCAACCGACTCCTGACTACAACAAACCGACCGGAGAGATCTACCGCGATGCTTTTGTCAGTCTAATAGAGCGGAAACCTACATTCGTCAACCTACTCATTGACTGTGGGTTAAGTCCTCCTAGTGCACCTAGCTGGGTCCCGGATTGGAGTACAGTTGCGAATCGAAGCTGGCTGCCGTCTTCATACTTGTACAGTTCTATTGAGAAGGCGCGGTGGTCTGATGATCACCTCGAGGTATCTGCTTCTGGAAATACCCTTTCAGTTAAGGGTGCATTTCTGCGAACAGCAGAGTTCTGCACACGGCCctttgacaagattgagcttgatgacgcGGATAATCCAGCACCACCGATGCAAGAGAGCCTTCATAACAACATCCAAGTCTTGAGCCGATGGATCATCAAGGTCACCAGAGATGTCATCCTCAACGAAGTTCATGAATCCATACCCTGTGCTGTGTTCAACACATTCAATGGAAGTTCTACCTCCATATCAGAGATCGATCCGAGACAAAAAGATGTTTTTAACACGTTCTACAACATCATTAGACGCCATGGTGTTTGCTTTGAGAAGGAGGTGGAAACCATGTGCGGGGTCACACCAGCTACTCACACTGCTATGCAAGAAATTGCTGGGGATAAGACTTGCTTGGACTACTTTATCAAGATATGTAATCGGTTTGCTGGAAAGAGAGGGTTGTTCGTATCTAGCGACGGTGCGATCGGCTCGGGTCCTGTTGATATGGCTGAGGGTgacaccatctccatcatcaatggCGTTACAGTGCCAATGATTCTTCGTGAACAAGAAACCGATAGGCAGGGATATGTTATTTTAGGGCCAGCTTACATTGATGGTTTGATGGATCTTACGGAGGTTAAAGTGACATCCATGAGCTTGGATTGGAAGACTGTTATGCTTCACTGA
- a CDS encoding hypothetical protein (EggNog:ENOG41), producing the protein MPKIELSACLVSSMALSGFLNNKQDIQYYETHDAEPDYDLVEVEADVAPKSGDVSSDGSDSEDEDGDGEGG; encoded by the exons ATGCCGAAGATCGAATTATCTGCTTGCTTGGTGTCATCTATGGCG TTGTCAGGGTTTCTGAACAACAAGCAGGATATCCAATATTACGAGACCCACGATGCAGAACCAGATTATGATCTTGTCGAAGTCGAAGCAGACGTAGCGCCCAAATCGGGCGATGTCTCTAGCGACGGCAGTGacagtgaggatgaagatggagatggggagGGGGGGTAA
- a CDS encoding hypothetical protein (MEROPS:MER0004123): MKNEATLSQCRNRIGVAKHTHRRRTDKIPTRAEEVPEHTTKHEWIQCMTDFRKLVFEAEANYPVAPRTKVSEMIKPIQIAIIDDGVDMNDLDYHFTGGRSFCVRSEHRGLLDPYYMSRTGHGTIMTKNIHLMCPHASLFILRLEDTPSEDGTKLNITARSAAKAIRAAIVQGVQIISMSWTIDPPKDDRERQDLENAVVEAANANILMFCSARDKGAHNAPTYPSKATTKIFTIGAANSSGASVDYVGNASELSYTFPGDKVEVDSGPGRRTPPEMVDGSSVATALAAGLAALILYCIQVRIFLAKDSEKQKAREDYRKVKQHDWMVKAFDAIETTKESNHKFLKVWEMFGKCVEQKDQKPQGEWLQLVADVGTRLCVKIY, encoded by the exons ATGAAA AATGAAGCTACTCTTTCCCAATGTCGAAATCGGATTGGAGTGGCCAAACACACGCACCGAAGACGAACTGACAAGATCCCCACTCGTGCTGAGGAGGTCCCAGAGCATACCACCAAGCACGAGTGGATCCAGTGCATGACAGACTTCAGAAAGCTGGTCTTTGAAGCCGAGGCAAACTATCCCGTGGCCCCTAGAACCAAGGTCAGCGAGATGATCAAACCAATCCAGATTGCGATCATCGATGATGGAGTTGACATGAATGATCTCGACTACCATTTTACAGGTGGCAGAAGCTTTTGCGTACGCTCTGAACACCGAGGCCTTCTTGATCCATATTACATGTCTCGAACTGGTCACGGAACTATCATGACGAAGAATATACACCTCATGTGTCCGCATGCATCTCTCTTCATACTTAGACTTGAGGATACTCCCTCTGAAGATGGAACCAAGCTGAACATCACCGCCCGAAGTGCCGCAAAG GCCATTCGTGCAGCGATAGTACAAGGAGTCCAGATCATCTCCATGTCATGGACCATCGATCCACCCAAGGACGACAGAGAACGACAAGACCTCGAGAACGCTGTTGTCGAGGCTGCCAACGCCAACATCCTCATGTTCTGCTCAGCAAGGGACAAAGGAGCCCACAACGCCCCAACATACCCCTCCAAAGCAACAACCAAGATCTTCACCATCGGCGCCGCAAACTCCTCAGGTGCAAGTGTAGACTACGTCGGTAATGCCTCTGAGCTCAGCTACACTTTCCCCGGCGATAAAGTCGAAGTCGACAGCGGTCCAGGCAGAAGAACTCCCCCAGAGATGGTGGACGGGTCATCTGTGGCGACTGCATTGGCAGCTGGTCTCGCAGCGTTGATACTGTATTGTATCCAAGTTAGGATATTTCTTGCCAAGGACTCcgagaagcagaaggctCGGGAGGATTATAGGAAGGTGAAACAGCATGACTGGATGGTAAAGGCGTTTGATGCTATTGAGACGACAAAGGAGAGTAATCACAAGTTTCTCAAGGTCTGGGAGATGTTTGGGAAATGTGTTGAGCAGAAAGATCAGAAGCCACAGGGGGAATGGCTTCAGCTGGTGGCTGACGTTGGAACGAGGTTATGTGTTAAGATCTACTAA
- a CDS encoding hypothetical protein (EggNog:ENOG41) yields MSTIVIIGRYHFFFRISYVQPFDRDNPVASSVITETETSTTALNTEAITSTISTETSTIGSEAATSATEDATTTTSEGETSTTVIATTESSMVVSETTIATTTTAEAEPTYLINSNFDDGTTAPWIVTPYPNPFSLSDQSKEGPASGCQLFGPGTGPGSQYKNYFYQKLDKKFLRAGRYSLKGYVRVGQIIDDNRNNGCSMIGAHCLAGPAGNPNNLPGDSGDAGATGYYLDWYQFNGQCTFTEEVLAQYDQFGVGIGFKCLTTGVNVDAVSFGPI; encoded by the exons ATGTCGACCATCGTCATTATCGGGCGTTaccacttcttcttccgaATCTCCTACGTCCAGCCTTTCGACCGAGATAA TCCTGTGGCTAGCAGTGTCATTACTGAGACTGAAACATCTACGACGGCCTTGAACACTGAGGCAATTACCTCCACTATCAGCACCGAAACCTCAACAATTGGCTCCGAAGCTGCAACATCAGCCACTGAAGATGCAACTACGACGACCTCCGAGGGCGAAACATCGACGACAGTCATAGCCACCACTGAAAGCTCAATGGTTGTCTCCGAGACTACTATCGCGACCACCACAACCGCCGAAGCAGAGCCGACCTatctcatcaactccaactttGACGATGGCACAACTGCGCCATGGATAGTGACGCCTTACCCGAACCCCTTCAGCCTCAGCGACCAGAGTAAGGAAGGCCCTGCATCCGGATGTCAACTGTTTGGACCCGGAACCGGCCCCGGCTCGCAATACAAGAACTATTTCTACCAAAAGCTTGACAAGAAATTCCTCAGAGCAGGCCGCTACTCCCTCAAAGGCTACGTTCGCGTCGGCCAGATCATCGACGATAACAGAAACAATGGATGCTCCATGATAGGCGCTCACTGTCTCGCGGGGCCTGCAGGTAACCCCAACAACCTGCCGGGGGATAGCGGGGATGCCGGTGCAACTGGTTATTATCTGGATTGGTACCAGTTTAACGGTCAATGCACCTTTACTGAAGAGGTTCTGGCCCAGTATGACCAGTTTGGTGTTGGCATTGGATTCAAGTGTCTTACCACAGGTGTCAACGTCGATGCAGTGTCCTTTGGGCCAATTTAG
- a CDS encoding hypothetical protein (EggNog:ENOG41), whose amino-acid sequence MTWDEVVKAYTQITSNSVDAGANVDELDFENMYIMISTAGIEIRGKIHFNGATSAEGYIKFNDDGLSIGGGIGSFQVPDTNIMIEEAGLDIFIGSRGSDKTSGRASKLALKGLIDFQGLRVAAGLETSTDGSPDSRRWIVYGAYQGDLRLSALEGAKSLKEHPDLDIELTHVAIIASNKKGIWTNPLKINNLAGNKTVGGLTLIASVSAKRLSVAIELPDSIGIEMGEIAEVDRFSVGLNISSTPSLALSCDIRINMAQQPPLTLHANLQALLHEASGEIYLNPEVPWRNPFGVSDKIVVQKLAGSMAFRYASVLVEGPSELAFGGVVKCGDFTGEAFIVVTKLPTRQVLKVNISNLNVSGLIRMAGEIGDLDALRNITAGDFLVFNKADMYFSTGIEEALGESFPAGISAKGDVTVFGKRANFDASLGSDGFELKGEVDAFKIGPLEVRSASGNPRAKLQIVMTSKKRLLEIDGLIIIGGDDGLKIGALIQASLTPVVFDVWVFVSFTDQIKFGLRAVATNLSNLKDLSQANVNFTLTLDTDILELFYNGILDFLAELQNLTTASTEALEFGLQKRLNEISDEIKAKKQHIVAIEDRIAEEQEMRESERAKAALKKLEAETELKKLERAKSTTQEAKEEAERKIKELCDQANLEREAIKAEKSLEWSALYESAKREKESLAREKEELEGKKKSTFGNVALDLQKYIEWFKIAKAKLDGLLADSEERKKNLPNLGLLARVKEKIYIEAIDAAATFLKNRLQEGEDVIQDFKDTLNRPELRNIEIEINEKDADLAKATEMVDRLAKQGLEGFIEAALEDKDKFLNARKAELDALQDGNSRWMQAIREAQAKLDAGRPDLDRIIAEEQAKINQARDSMQLRQLQQELQSAEEEEKRKREQQDAISTGLRMIRNEINRGSDSIRKLVQSIKPVDFKIKGVTITADGKEIVQGGAMVFKIAVEHEGKMIMLEERWAPFQNPAELYRDIMNGLLKN is encoded by the exons CATGATTTCTACTGCTGGCATTGAGATCAGGGGCAAGATTCACTTCAACGGTGCGACCAGCGCCGAGGGGTACATCAAGTTCAACGATGACGGCCTATCCATAGGTGGTGGCATCGGAAGCTTCCAGGTGCCCGACACGAACATAAtgattgaagaagctggccTTGACATCTTCATTGGCTCTAGGGGAAGTGACAAGACAAGTGGCCGAGCTAGTAAGCTTGCACTCAAAGGTCTCATCGATTTTCAAGGCCTCAGAGTGGCTGCGGGACTTGAAACCAGCACTGATGGGTCGCCAGACTCACGGAGATGGATCGTCTATGGTGCTTACCAAGGTGACCTTCGACTGTCCGCGTTGGAGGGAGCCAAGTCCCTCAAAGAGCATCCCGATCTGGACATTGAATTGACGCACGTGGCGATCATAGCATCCAACAAAAAGGGAATCTGGACGAACCCTCTAA AAATCAATAATCTCGCAGGGAACAAGACAGTCGGTGGATTGACTCTCATCGCCTCTGTCAGTGCTAAAAGGCTCTCTGTGGCAATTGAGCTTCCAGACAGCATTGGT ATAGAGATGGGCGAGATCGCAGAGGTCGACCGGTTCTCGGTTGGGTTGAATATCTCAAGCACGCCCAGTTTGGCGCTCAGCTGTGACATACGAATTAACATGGCTCAACAGCCACCGCTGACTTTACATGCAAATCTTCAGGCGTTGCTACACGAAGCAAGCGGTGAAAT TTATCTTAACCCTGAAGTCCCATGGAGGAACCCTTTTGGCGTTAGCGATAAGATTGTCGTGCAGAAGCTGGCCGGCAGCATGGCGTTCAGATACGCAAGCGTTCTGGTGGAAGGTCCGAG TGAGCTTGCCTTTGGTGGCGTGGTCAAGTGCGGTGACTTCACTGGCGAAGCCTTCATTGTTGTGACAAAATTGCCTACCCGTCAAGTGCTCAAGGTCAATATCTCAAACCTCAATGTGAGTGGGCTAATTAGAATGGCTGGCGAAATTGGAGACTTGGACGCACTGCGGAATATTACTGCGGGCGActttcttgtcttcaacAAGGCTGATATGTACTTCTCTACTGGCATTGAAGAGGCCTTGGGAGAGTCTTTCCCAGCGGGGATCTCAGCCAAGGGAGATGTCACTGTATTCGGGAAAAGGGCCAACTTCGATGCGTCACTGGGCTCAGACGGCTTCGAGCTGAAGGGCGAAGTGGATGCCTTCAAAATTGGCCCCCTCGAGGTGCGCTCTGCCAGCGGAAACCCACGAGCCAAGCTTCAGATTGTCATGACTTCCAAGAAGCGACTGTTGGAGATTGATGGTTTAATAATCATCGGAGGGGACGATGGACTCAAGATTGGGGCCCTGATCCAAGCTTCCCTGACTCCAGTTGTATTTGATGTCTGGGTCTTTGTGAGTTTCACAGACCAGATCAAGTTTGGTCTGAGAGCTGTCGCCACAAACTTGTCAAATCTCAAGGACCTCTCACAAGCAAATGTAAATTTCACTCTCACCCTTGACACCGACATTCTAGAGCTTTTCTACAATGGTATTCTCGACTTTTTGGCCGAGCTACAGAATCTAACAACAGCATCAACCGAGGCGCTCGAGTTTGGACTGCAGAAGAGATTGAATGAAATCTCTgacgagatcaaggccaagaagcagcatATTGTGGCTATCGAGGACCGAATCGCggaagagcaagaaatgCGTGAGAGCGAGAGAGCTAAAGCCGCCCTAAAGAAGTTGGAAGCGGAGACTGAACTAAAGAAGCTGGAAAGGGCAAAGAGTACTACTCAGGaggccaaagaagaagctgaacgaAAGATCAAAGAGCTCTGTGATCAGGCCAACCTCGAGCGGGAGGCGATCAAGGCGGAAAAGAGCCTCGAGTGGAGCGCTCTCTATGAAAGTGctaagagagaaaaagagagtCTTgcaagagagaaagaggagcttgaagggaagaagaagtcaacaTTCGGCAATGTTGCTCTTGACCTGCAGAAGTATATTGAATGGTTCAAGATAGCCAAGGCAAAATTGGACGGACTTCTGGCAGACtcagaagagaggaagaagaacctGCCAAACTTGGGGTTACTTGCTCGCGTCAAAGAG AAAATCTACATCGAAGCGATTGACGCGGCAGCCACCTTTCTAAAGAATAGACTACaggagggcgaggatgtTATCCAAGACTTCAAAGACACCCTCAACCGGCCGGAACTCCGCAACATAGAGATTGAGATCAACGAAAAAGATGCCGACCTTGCAAAAGCAACCGAAATGGTAGACAGGCTTGCTAAGCAGGGCCTTGAAGGTTTCATTGAGGCAGCGCTGGAGGATAAGGACAAGTTTCTGAATGCCAGGAAAGCCGAGCTGGATGCCCTGCAAGACGGAAACTCACGATGGATGCAAGCCATTCGTGAGGCACAGGCCAAACTGGACGCCGGACGGCCTGATTTGGATCGCATCATAGCCGAAGAGCAAGCCAAGATCAATCAAGCAAGAGACAGCATGCAGCTTCGCCAACTACAGCAAGAGCTGCAATCagccgaagaggaggagaagcgtAAGCGAGAGCAACAAGACGCCATCAGTACTGGTTTGCGCATGATTCGAAACGAGATCAATAGGGGTTCCGACTCAATACGAAAACTGGTCCAGAGCATCAAGCCGGTCGATTTCAAGATCAAAGGAGTGACCATCACGGCAGACGGGAAGGAGATAGTCCAGGGGGGTGCTATGGTATTCAAGATTGCTGTTGAGCATGAGGGCAAGATGATCATGTTGGAGGAGAGATGGGCGCCTTTTCAGAACCCAGCCGAGTTGTATCGAGATATTATGAACGGGTTATTGAAGAACTAA